The genomic region GACTAATCTATCATTTTAACTTaggtatgtatttgtaagaatagaataaagcataaattaactaattgaagCTTGTAAAATTATATGATCGGGGGTTAAATATCTatataatttgataattatgtataaaatctttatttcagctCGCTCTAAGAATACTAAGATATCAGAAATCCTCGGCCTCGACTACGACACCGGCACGGACTTGGGCTCCGTCCCTGAACGGGAATGGCGTCTCCTGGCCGCCCTTGCTAAGAAGAGGAAAGATGAAGACGATAGAGAGAGACTGGCCGACCAGTTCCATAAGATGTGGCTACAGGAGAAAGAGGGACGGGAGATGGTGAGTGCTGTTTCAGGTCACTATGCCATTCCTTTGCCTATGCTTTTCAGTAATCTTAAGAGTCTAttataggctttggagccttgaaagtaaaaactaaacttaCTCTTATTTTCATTGTATGTacttgaaaatataatttttctcacttctggcacagaataaataatagtactaagtagtaTTGCGAcatatatgaccgctaggtggcgcaagcgtgaGCAGGCGTCcgctccgtagcggtgcgcggcaaggCAACTACTATgtctagacaccaaaattggtgtggggcGCATACTTGCAGCGATGCgacaaaatcgcggagtgagccacgcctaatGCTTCTGGTCGGACAACTACCAAATATGAACAGTTCTTTCCGTTCAATCGAAATTAGTTTCAACGTATACAAATATCGAGGGACTTCTAAAATAAACCCTGATCGTTCATGTTTCAGATGGAAGCCCAAACCTCCCTACAATACAAGCGTTTCATCAACCGCAAGCGAGAAGACGAGCGCATCTGGCACGAACACCGCCGGATGTTGAAGAACCTCGAACATCATATGCAGAAAGACCAGCTGCTGAACACCATCAGATGGAAGGAGAGGAAGGCTGAGGAACTGTTGGCTTGGACGGAAGATAAAAAGGTAAAGTAAAAGAACGGTTGACGACAATTGCTCAGCTGAACATCTGGATTAAGTATCTGGAATAGGTACTTCAGGAGTTTTAAATAACCTGTTCCAATGTTGGAATTCTTCGAGCGTATCTAAGGAAACAAAGACGGTTTTAATTTATAATGCCACCGGATACCTACTGAAGAACCTTGGACAGCATATGTAGAAAGACCAGCTGCTGAACACCATCAGGTGGAAGGAGCGGCAGGCTGAGGAACTGTTGGCTTGGACGGAAGATAAAAAGGTAATCTTTTTTAAGGCAGAAAAACGGTTAACGACAATTGCTTAGCTGAACATCTGGAATACTTCAGGAGTTTTAAATGACGTGTGTCGATGTTGAAATTCTTAGAGCCTATCTAACGAAACAAAGACGGTTTTAATTTAGAATGCCACCGGATAATACTGAAGAACCTCGAACATCATATGCAAAAAGACCAGCTGCTGAACACCATCGTGGAAGGAGAGGAAGGCTGAGGAACTGTTGGCTTGGACGGAAGATAAAAAGGTAATCTCTTTTTAAGGTAACAGAACGGTTGATGACAATTGCTTAGCTGACCATCTGGAATACTTCAGGAGTTTTAAATAACGTGTTCCGATGTTGGAATTCTAGCCTATCTAAAGAAACAAAGACGGTTTTAATTTAGAATGCCACCGGATACTAAAGAACCTTGGACAACATGTACAAAGACCAGCTGCTGAACACCATCAGGTGGAAGGAGGGGAAGGCTGAGGAACTGTTGGCTTGGACGGAAGATAAAAAGGTAATCTTTTTTTAAGGTAGAAAAACGGTTTACTACAATTTCTGAGCTGAACATATGGATTAAGTATCTGGAATACTTCAGGAGTTTTAAATAACCTGTGTCGATGTTAGTATTCTTCGAGCCTATCTAACGAAACAAAGATGGTTTTAATTTAGAATGCCGCCGGATAGTGAAGAACCTTGGACAGTATATGTAGAAAGACCAGCTGCTGAACACCATCAGGTGGAAGGAGCGGAAGGCTGTGGAAATGTTAGTTTGGAGGGAAGACAAGAAGGTAACGGAGTTCTGCTGACTGATGAGCCGATGGGAAGTTTAcaaagtagcggaattatctacattataaaaatatagttaatcGTAACGTTCAATGAGAGCTTTACGAAATGTAATTGTTCAAATGTAAAACTCCTGTAATTCATGAGAAAACTTTCAAAAGCTTTCAAATTGTTTCCCAAACTTGCACATACGTAGTTTTGATGTCTCGTGCTTAGTGGAAAATGTGATGGATTTCAGGAGTTTTATATCAAGAACGTCCTATAGACGTTGAAATTCCTGTAGCCTATCAAGTCTTAGCAAGACTCAGAAAACTTTTATGTACGAGAGTAGATATATGTCTGGTGTCATGTCTGCGACTTCGTTTGAATCCATTGTTTGCTCTTGACCAATAAACGAAAGAACGTGAACATGAAGAAGGGACGTGAAAAAGAAAGTTTCTCGTGATTTTGAAGAGCTATAGTTATCATTCGGAGTAAGGTATAAGGAGCTACATGGTTGGAGATAGGAAAGAAATGTGAACTTATATCTAACATTATTCGTTTATTTATGAAGGTAAATTGCATCAACCTTAATTAAGTGATTGGTTATTACAATGTCAAATACCTATCTTAAAGCTAACGGTAGCTACACTGGGCAGATTTCTTTCTTATCAAACCCCTTCCCATGAGTGAGTCTCGTGATCATGTCCCAGGCACGTTTGGGCTGGTCTGCAGGTACGTAGTGCGTAGCTTTTAGCACATAAATGTCCTTCAGAAAACGTGCGCTCCTTACACATCCTGCCAACTCACCATCTACCCTCCATGAGTACCGCTTCGCTGACTTGTATTCATCTTCACCCGTAAAATTAAAGTGATTTCTCAAAAAATCAACAATTCCGGCGTAAGCTACTGTATGGTCGTCTTCTCCGCCGTAAAGGGTCACCGGATAGTGGTCTAGTAATTCCGACAGCCAAGGCGCCATAGACCGTGACACGTCTTTACTCAAATATTCATACACTGTATCACTCAACTCGTCATATGATAATGTTCCAACATGGATAGCTTTCCGAACTTCGATTGTATTTAACACCGCAACAATGTAGGCTCACCTAGAATCGGATCGCATTTCCCTGGTTTCATAGAAATTGGTTTGTCTTCTGAATCTAATCTGAAATTATCCTGACTCTCAGGATTTATATAAGCACCGCCAATAATGAGCcctttaaggtttattttagtcTTCGCATTTGAGTTCTTTTTGTGGATCGTGTGAGCGAAAGCCGGGACGTACTTTCCTGCGTAAGATTCGCCAGTGATGAAGAAATCGTTTTTCTGCAGCTCCGGGAAGAGTTGGAAGAACTGAGTGATGGTGGAATAGAGTTGTTCGCCGACTTGCGTCTCGTCTGTGCAGTATCCGTTAGTGTCGTTTGTGAAGCTGAACCCCGCGCCCACGGGGTTGTCGATGTAGATCACGTGGTGGTTCAGAGCCCAGTGGTATCGTCTGGGTACAAATTGTCCGTTTTCTTCTGTGATGGGGCCGTTTTCGCAAAATAAGCCGAACAGCGAAGACCCGCCCGGGCCGCCCTGAAGCCACACGAGTACTGGGGCCTGATCCTTGTCTGGAAACATGCTGGGGAAGTACCAGAAGAACTGGTTGGAGCCGTAAGCCTTATTGACGGTGAAGAATCCCGTGTAGCTCTCGATTGGTAAACTGTCGTTGAGGTTTACTCTAGCTAGATGCCTGGCTTTCTTGATATCGCCTTTTTTGATTAATGGTGTCAAAAATAGGGGCTCACCGGGATCCCCATCGCCCCTGACTTTACGGACCCCAAGAGTATGTTGAGGATGGCCATATGACAATATGGCTTGCCACGATAGTAGGATTAACAGAAAGCTCGACATTATGACGATAAGACAGAATATTGATATCGAAAGAAGTCCTTGcgtttatatttaaaaagcaTCGTCATTAAATGTGCATACttgtaatacctacatacacaTGCCAGTAATAAAGCGGCAAAATATTTCAGTTATTGAAGATAGGACTTCCTTAGGTAAGATCGAGCGTTCTGACGTCTGTTTGTCAAATAATGATGCATATATAAATGTAGAGACAGAGATCTTTATTTTCATACGGTAGTTAGATACATAGGCCTAGGAAAGGGTGTAAAGTTCAGGTTAAAATATATCGGAATGAGCGCACTTCCGGCGCAAGCACGGTCGGATACTGAAAAATAACCTGTAACAGCATTCACAGAGAAAATCGCTGCTGAATTCCATCCGGAGAAAGTAGTGGAAAGGTAAAGAATTATTAGAGAAGCACAACGGTTGCAGATGCCACTAATACCAGTTATCTCCCTGGACCCTGGCAGAAATGCCTAACATCTCAAACATCTGCCTAAACGGACGCCAGAGGAGACGCCTTTGAACATCCTCGCAGATTGCCTTTGCAGATCCTCgcagagtgcccttgcctaatgcgcactcgtgacttaatcctgggcAGACACATACTGAGCCCGGAGGAGTTAGTCTCTCGagatcaaaaagatcctgcaactgtttgaagttgcaggtttggatcgagacttgtagtaggtggcgatcacaatagatcagggatggtcgcagtgatacataggctgtGGAGCCTGATATAtcccctaacaagaagaagaatgaAACGGACGCCACCATGAAACCACGTTTTTACTTCGCCGTGGAAGAGGTAACGTCGTGGACGTCAAGGATAAAGTTATCCTGGAAAACTTATAAAGCGACTGGTATGGTATTTATGGCACTGACGTCCGCATACCGAATAATGTCGTCAATAGATAACTCAACCACGAGGTAGCATTAAAAGTAGTATACCAATTAATTtgaagtattttattttgattactGACATAGCTATCATGCAATGCAAAgacgtcaaaagtgacgcgcgCAATTCTGAacacgtgtattgtacagtcGCTTTCAGATACATCCGAGCGCGCgagaaatatctgaacacgcctctattgtcagggcgttagagtgcgtgttcagatattgtggacaccttgaccgctccgatatatctgatggcgactgttacTAATTTTATAATTTCCTCATACAGGCATCAGAACTAGTCAACAGGGTACTAGAAGACGAAGCCCGCGCATTCCTAGCAGCTGAAAGACGGTTTCGCCAAGAATCAGCTGATGAGTGGAGGAGGCTGCTGGAAGTCGAGGAGACTAAGAGGAGAGCTGATCATGCCGACAAGAGGAGGAACGAGATTCTTCGAGACTCATCTAGGGTAAGTGGAAACTTGGAAAGCAATGGTACTGGACGTGCCGCGGGAATATATCCAAAATTGAGAAATTTCGACAAGGGACAATTTCTGAAACCACTCATATTTTTGAATCTTGAAACTTTctgtttacaaaatataaaatatataaatattcatGAAATATTACAGAAATTGCTGAAAACTTTTTAAAATCCACATCTTGCATACTGCGTGCTTTTCAAGCTCTGTTTATACCTACTTCTCTTTACTGAGAGCATATTTGAACTCTAGGGAGCATTAGCATCACAGAAGCCCTATTTATATTGATTTGAAGTGTAAAGGCCTCTTCAACGCGCAAAGGGCAGCTACATGACCTGTATTGTATGGATGCTTCTGGGCGTGAATTTAAGTTTTCAATTTAGGCCATGTGTTTGCTGCTCATTAAATTCTCCTTTTAAGCCGCGCATTCCCTATTCTGTCATATAATCTACCAGTTCCACAGTAAAGGGGTTCTTCAGGGATGATTTTCGGAATCGGATTAATACGAATCTACATTTGTTTCGTGACCGCCTTATGACCTCTTGTTAagttaagtgccagttgcaccatccgtacttgacagactgatcaacgtcaccggCGCGCCGGGACTCTGAAActctccatacaataaaattttgcgaactcTTTTAATgaagacaaacagtttggtgcaaccgaccctaaattAAATATGTTGTTTTTCCAGCGCATAGCGATATCCAGCGCCCTCAACACCTGGGAGAGCTCAGTTCTCCGCGAAGAGCTAGCCGCCTcggacgcggcgcggcgcgcgcagTACGCCGCGCTCGCCACGCTGGCGTCGGCGCGCGGCGAGCGCGTGGCGCGCGCGCGGGACGCGCAGCGGCGGCGCGCGAGGGCGGTCGCCGCGAGGTGCGAGCTGTGGAGGGACGCGGTGAGGCGAGGGAGTTATTAGGCGACCGAGGGAAATAAGGTCTCCCTGGGGCCTTGGTAGatccaccaattcgcacgaagcgctttgcttcctcgtttcttatgcgcactgccaaggaatggaattccttgccggcgtctatatttccgagctcatataaccctataacttctgggcaggctcgctccatcgtaggccacgtcttgcTAGTTTGTGGCCaatggccatgagtaagcccatttataatataaaaaaaaggaaCCCAATAACGACTGCTCCGACCACCATACATTAGTTTTAACTTATTatgcccacttgcaccattacactaacccggggttaaccggataaacctggagttaccatggttaccagtacaatttgacacttggttaacggtttaaccgcttaaccccgggttagcgcgatggtgcaagtgggccttaatgaGTAGACATAATAGTCACGCGCGACGACACAAGTCATGCTAAGCGGTCTTCGCGGCATGGCAATATCCATGTTAAAGAAATGTGTGGCCTTAGTGTGCATCCGcgtacttatttaattaaagtaGTTTTAGTCGGTTTGTGATtaagaaaatgtaaaaaattatgtaaagtTCACCATGACTAATGTATATTGTTTAGAGAAATTGTGTGTAAATGCACCTGTACCTACTGTGTAAAATCCatgttaattgaaaaacattttatagttttatctttattttgttttgtcacTAGCATAAGTAAAAATATCACTAAATAAACCTTAAATACAGTGAATAGTTTTGTTTGAGATAACATTGTGGATATTAGTCCACTGAGAAACTACCACTCCCTTTTTTAACCCCAATAGTAACCCCTCTCAGTCTTTGTATATTGTTTTTAGCTCAATCTCACATTTCAccttataacagttataacaTAAACACTACGTtgtttaatcatcatcatcagacccAAATGTAGTCTCCTAACACCATTTAAATCTCTAGTAGGCTCAGCCAACGGCCTAGCCCTCGCCCTTTTATTCTGCTTCAACACCACTGCCCCTCTCAATAACGCTGACGCGTAGGAAACTTGGCTGGGGGCAGTTTTAAACTGAATGAGTGTTTTTGAGAAACGACGCGTAACAAACTGGGTTAGGGGCTGTTTTCAACCAGGAGAATACTGGTGTGTTCGAAATTGGGAGAATTTAGCAGAAGTAAGTGGTTAGAAAGGAAGTTAGTGTCTTTTTCTCATGAGACCATCTAGTCTTCTCTATTAATTAATCATTTCTCGATGAAACACAGCAGTATCTTCAAGAAATCTTTCTCTTTAGGTTTTTAGCAGTTCTTGGTGATACCTAGCAATGTAGTTTTTTTGAAATCTTTTCTGTCTTTGTTTTGTATATAGTTTATGGCTCAGTCTTACATTTCACCTTATAACATAAACGCTACGTTGTTTAATCATCATCAGACCCAAATGTAGTCTCCTGGACACCATTTAAATCTCTAGTAGCCTCAGCCAACCTAGCCCTCGCTCTTATACTGCCTCAACACTGCCTCTCAATAACGCCAACGTGTGGAAAACTTGGCTGGAGGCAGTTTTAAACTGGATGAGTGTTTTTGAGAAACGACGCGTAGGAAACTGGGTTAGGGGCTGTTCTCAACCAGGAGAATACTGGTGTGTTCGAAATTGGGAGAATTTAGCAGAAGTGGTTAGAAAGGAAGCTAGTGTCTTTTTCTCATCTTACCTCATGAGACCATCTACTCTTCTCTATTAATTAATCATTTCTCGATGAAACATAGCAGACTCTTCCAGAAATCTTTCTCTTTAGCAATTCTTGGTGATACCTAgcaatgtagtttttttttagatcTTTTCTGTCTTTGTTTTGTATATAGTTTATGGCTCAGTCTTACATTTCACCTTATAACAAAAACACTATACGTtgtttaatcatcatcatcagacccAAAAGTAGTCTCCTGAACACCGTTTAAATCTTTAGTAGCCTCAGCCAACCTGGCCCTCGCCCTTTTATACTGCCTCAACACCGCCTCGGCCCCTCTCAATAACGCCGACGCGTGGGAAACTTGGCTGGGGGCAGCTTTGAACCCGGGGAGGGGAGACTGGGCGATGGTGGACCAGCGGACGAAGAGGGTGCCGGTGGTGGTGAATTTGAAATTTGCGTCCTGGAAACAAGGAAAAATTGATTCAATATGGCATATTCACCTTGTAAACCCATAttcagcaaataaataaatactaatacAAGTAAATAACGCCAAAACGCTTGATGTGTCCATATTTGATGagtatgtaagtttcttgatgaaatgcaaataaaataatctgtttaatgCAAATAAGTTTATCATTAGGTATCATTAATAAGACAGAAAAAATGTCAGAGATTACGAAAAATTTTATTCcacaatttttatataaaatcaaAATCATGGCGGTTTATTTAGAGGTAAGGTCCATAAAGATGATTATTGAAAAGAATGATTTAGCGATCTGAACATTTTTTGTGGTGCCTCCCGTTTGAGGTGTTTAACAAAATAGTGATTCTCGAAACGACCTCAATTCGAAAACGAAAGACTACAGTCTTCGtgataaaatatcattttatccaCATTCACAATTCTTCCATAGGCAGGcgtggcccacaccaattttggtgtcacCCATAGATAGTTGCCGCgcgccgctacggaacggacgcttgctcgcgcttgcgccacctagcggtcatatctgtcgttatAGACGCGTTTTCTTAGAGAGTGGACCTTCTGTACctgggggctattcataaattacgtcatttcaaattgggggggtcATTCGACGCATGATTTTtagatgattttaggggggagggggtcaaaaatcgtcaaaaatagatgacgtaatttatgaacagccccctagtattatttattctgtgtcctaggtaagtaggtacctttaacTTACCTGCATCTGAGGTTTAGCCAGCACCTCCAAATCCCTAATCAAGTGGCACCCCCCTACAAAAAACCTTCTACTCTCAGCCGTAACATGGTTCAACTCTTCAGGGCGAGAGCAGGACAGATGCCGGTTATAATGGCCGGGCTGCAGTGTTAGAGGGAGGTAGCTGTAGCCTTCCGTGCGTTGCCGGCCCCACCAATCGGTCGAGATGATTTCGAAGAAGATTTTTAGAGGTGGTGTTTCTGAAATTacaattaatctgtcagctcccacggctcatatatgagccagaacgcttatggtgacgtcatatcgtgggatttgacaggttaataGTTTGgtaaatgaaaatataaaataatccaTATAACGTATGtgatgttatctatgaaaagggaccttattgtctatggcgcttacgtcattattaacgatgctccgatataaatacaatgccgcgcgacgctgtgcggcgtaagcgccatcgacaataaggtcccttttcatagatacctaatgccccatttaatataaatatttttttacttaaaattaCCCATTTCGTGCGAGGCAATTTGTCGATCTGGCTGGACAAATCTGGTAAAAAaccggcaagtgcgagtcggactcgcgcacgaacggTTCCGTACCTTTGAGCAAATCACGGCAAAAAATCAcatttattgtatgggagcctcacttaaatatttattgcatTCTGTTGTTAGGTACATACtatattatagcggcaacagaaatatatcatctgtgaaaattttaactgcctagcatcacggttcatgagatacagcctgatgacagacagacggacggacggacagacagacagaggaatcttagtaatagggtcccgtttttaccctttggatacggaaccctaaaaaacaatctGTACAACTTTACCTGTATTCAGAGGCCCATCTAACGTAAGTTCCACCAAATGTCCAAAACTCCAATATTTCTCTTCACTACCATTAGTGCTAGACTTGGAAATGTGCGTTCTTCCGTGCAGAGCGTCTGAACACTGCAGCCCGTCGGGCACCTGGAAGAGATATTGCTATTTAAGAAAACTAGGCGCTTCGGAGTATGTAGACATTATTGttctagtctgtgcggaaagagaagagtcgtgaaatgtatggggacTAATATATTCAACGacttctttccgaacagactctaccacAGTGTTCACAGTGTAAAAAGTAACAGTGGACCGACGCCTTTGATGTTTGTGTAAATGCCGACACCGCACAACACAGTAGGGTTGTCATAGACTTTTACACAACTGCCCAAGACTTACACATGACTTACTATAAGCACACGCTAGccctgtatagtttgtagctttctagtagaccccgaaggcttatcctattgtctattgttcagtaaaaccgcacgtgctacttacctgcaaaaaagggtcctaattattctatttggcacctgagcgcgggctagtccaacgctcaaaaaaccagtgtaggtgcgctctccgataacgcgcctttgttacgcatctcgatgacacattttagactggttctgtagcgttcgactcgccggcactcagtaaccgaagtaccgattttttatgcaggtggttgtggcacgtggcacgagcggtttttcttaacaatagacaataggattagccttcggggtctattagaaagctacaaactatacctagctactaacaatggcgatgtatgcagctcggCGGGTGCGCGCGACCCACCCCTCGCACCCCGCACGATTGCCTTGTCTAGACAGCTTCATTGAATGACTGTATTGTTTTATAAACTGTGGTTCTACCGTTTAACTTAGGCGGATGATAAGAAGTCGTGGTCCGATACGGACTCGTTCAAGACTTGGCCGTATTCAGCTGATTTATCTTAAATAGCCTCCTAAAGCCCAACCATACAaatggaaaatcacaaatttgccactgaaatgtGAACCTATAGTGTAGGAAATAAGAGTTGATTTTGAGTTGttggaaaattgaacgaaacaaagcaaaagcgactctgttccaattgaatatgatttaaatttcatcgaactgaagaggtactttaggtaggaccttgggccttaggagtatattatattaagtatcaCATTTGATCCAAAAATATCTCACCTTAATATGAAACTCCACATACAAGTTATCCAAATCAAAGTCTGTCGCCGAAAGGATCTCCACAGTGACAAAGTGGTGTCTCCTGCCTAACGGGGGCATGACAAACTTCAAATGCTGCTTGTGACGTTTTTCCCATTTCTTGGACAATTTTTTTAACTGCAAAAGACAACactattagtttaatttttatccGACATCTTCGGTTCGGTGTAAAGTAGTTGCGAAATAATAGCAGATTAtgaaaaaatgtaaattaagaAATATATTAGAAGATAAACGGATATggatataatagaatagaatagaatcatttattgcatatcacaaaCCAGTTATACAGGTGGTACATATTATTGGGTTAGTTTAAGTGACGCCCTGTAAGGACACAGCaacatattatacctatactACAGTTAACTTAATAACTACTAGCTTaacaattacaaatatttacaattttcattaggtaggtacatattatgagATCACATGAAGAGAACATATGAAGACGCGTAAGTTCATACACTTTTACAAAATTgtcagctgaagtagatggcgctgATCGCAGTATATTTTGTGTTGGTCACTTAATTAttcttacttttttattttctaatttaaattgtaatgttGTACTTGAAAATTATTGAAATTAGatgcataatttatttaaaaaaatgtccttCATTACAAtgctatttatatttaaatcagCTCCTATGAATTTACCTCTTTAAGGGCcatttgcaccattcactaacccagaaaaacctggagttaccatggttaccagtacaatttgacactaggttaatggtttaaccgcttaacctcaggttagtgggatggtgaaaGTGGTACTAAGTCACAATTAAATTAACGGAATTAAcccaatatttaaacaaaaatctcaCCAGCACTAATAATTCCTCTCCATTAACCCTTTCAAAGTCCACATCCACAGCATACTCATACCCCGTCTCTAGCTGGTACGGGTTCAAGtccacgctgctcacatcaggCGACACAATCAGGTAGTTCTGGGACACATTGTGGTAGAGAGATAGGAGAGTGATCTCTTGTTTTAGGAGCAGTTGGGAGTCTCTGAAATGGGTAGTTGGTTTTAAATGGGTAGTCATTTGGTACTAATAAAGAGATCTTGCCAGCCAAGAAACTGCCTTAAGGTGTTAACCTAGATAATaataatcttcctcgcgttgtcccggcattttgccacggctcatgggagcctggggtccgcttggcaactaatcccagtaattggcgtgggcactagtttttacgaaagcgactgccatctgaccttccaacccagagggtaaactaggcccgtttgggattagtccggtttcctcacaatgttttccttcaccgaaaagcgactgtggtaaatatcaaatgatatttcgtacataagttccgaaaaactcattggt from Cydia amplana chromosome 19, ilCydAmpl1.1, whole genome shotgun sequence harbors:
- the LOC134657103 gene encoding golgin subfamily A member 6-like protein 6, which produces MVFCYKTITESPRRSPRKKKTTSRSKNTKISEILGLDYDTGTDLGSVPEREWRLLAALAKKRKDEDDRERLADQFHKMWLQEKEGREMMEAQTSLQYKRFINRKREDERIWHEHRRMLKNLEHHMQKDQLLNTIRWKERKAEELLAWTEDKKASELVNRVLEDEARAFLAAERRFRQESADEWRRLLEVEETKRRADHADKRRNEILRDSSRRIAISSALNTWESSVLREELAASDAARRAQYAALATLASARGERVARARDAQRRRARAVAARCELWRDAVRRGSY
- the LOC134657071 gene encoding vitellogenic carboxypeptidase-like — translated: MSSFLLILLSWQAILSYGHPQHTLGVRKVRGDGDPGEPLFLTPLIKKGDIKKARHLARVNLNDSLPIESYTGFFTVNKAYGSNQFFWYFPSMFPDKDQAPVLVWLQGGPGGSSLFGLFCENGPITEENGQFVPRRYHWALNHHVIYIDNPVGAGFSFTNDTNGYCTDETQVGEQLYSTITQFFQLFPELQKNDFFITGESYAGKYVPAFAHTIHKKNSNAKTKINLKGLIIGGAYINPESQDNFRLDSEDKPISMKPGKCDPNTIEVRKAIHVGTLSYDELSDTVYEYLSKDVSRSMAPWLSELLDHYPVTLYGGEDDHTVAYAGIVDFLRNHFNFTGEDEYKSAKRYSWRVDGELAGCVRSARFLKDIYVLKATHYVPADQPKRAWDMITRLTHGKGFDKKEICPV
- the LOC134656784 gene encoding tectonic-like complex member MKS1, whose product is MNNFDRSNKVTGVYWLKSPIENITIKIRLKPHEGIKTLPKFETYKNDSNNTIQQVQNNKIEEHEFKWQEKAFSLHELHRYSDIHNCISENELSYHDMLEEKDYQPDKLFTYIHHDYHLPMPINKIKKTIGGSDVLNLNSCLEKLNLSEKVFREDTSSMAHLFRSEESIASEEKWTAMHVMYDNSEYNEDSQLLLKQEITLLSLYHNVSQNYLIVSPDVSSVDLNPYQLETGYEYAVDVDFERVNGEELLVLLKKLSKKWEKRHKQHLKFVMPPLGRRHHFVTVEILSATDFDLDNLYVEFHIKVPDGLQCSDALHGRTHISKSSTNGSEEKYWSFGHLVELTLDGPLNTETPPLKIFFEIISTDWWGRQRTEGYSYLPLTLQPGHYNRHLSCSRPEELNHVTAESRRFFVGGCHLIRDLEVLAKPQMQDANFKFTTTGTLFVRWSTIAQSPLPGFKAAPSQVSHASALLRGAEAVLRQYKRARARLAEATKDLNGVQETTFGSDDDD